GTATGAGCAGGAGAATGAGGCGGACATTCGCCGGATTATTTTACCCTGAGAGTGACATATTTATGATTAAAATTGGTCAGTACAACACGCTGGAAGTCGTGAAAGTTGTAGATTTTGGCGTGTTTCTGGATGGTGGTGAGGATTTCGGCAATATTTTACTGCCTAAATCGTCCGTTCCTGAAGGTACAGCTCTGGGAGATAACCTGGAAGTGTTCATCTACTTTGATTCGGAAGATGACATTATTGCGACCACGAAACAGCCGCTGGCCCAGGTCGGTGATTTCGCACATCTGAAAGTTGTAGGGATTTCCGGTGTTGGTGCATTTGTTGACTGGGGGCTGGAAAAAGACTTGCTGGTTCCGTTCAGCGAACAGCGTCGCCGCCTGGAAGCCGGCCAGATGATTATGGTCCGGGTCTATACAGACAAAGCATCCGGTAGAATTGTCGGTTCGATGAAATTTAATCGTTTTCTGGATAAAACACCGCATCATTATCAGGTCGGTGATGAAGTTCAGGTGGTAATCGCTGAAGTTTCTGAGCTTGGATATAAAGCGGTAATCGAAGGCGAGCACTGGGGGCTGCTGTTCAAAACGGAATCCTTCGGCAAACTCTTTGTCGGAAAGCGTCTGAAGGCATTTATCAAAGAAATTCGCCCGGACGGCAAAATTAATTTATCCCTTCAGAAAGCGGGTAAAGCCAAGGTTGACGATATTGCAGATAAGATCCTGACGGAACTGGCGCGCCAGGGTGGTTTTATGCCGCTGAGTGATAAATCGTCTCCGGAAGAGATTTTTAAAGTTTTCCGCACCAGTAAGGCAACGTTTAAGAAAGCCATTGGGGGACTTTATAAGAAAGGTGTCCTCCTGATAGAAAATGACGGTATCCGTCTCAACGATAATTGAAAAGACTGTAACTCTGAGATAAGCCGGTGATAGACACCGGCTTTTTTGTGACTTCTGCTATTCCCTCTTTTTCATAATCAGCGTATGTTTATGTCAATTCGGTGTTGCTGACGTTTCGATTTCTTGAACGTTGAGCGACCCCTGTCGTGAACCCCGAAGAGTTCAGTGGTAAGGAACACCATTGACCGTCATATTTGTCAGGCTCCCATCCAAGGTTCTTTTCAACCTGACAACACAACATGTGACAAGGAATAAATATGCAAGGAATGAAAATGAAAGCACTGGCAGCAGGCATCGCATTGATGTTTTCTGGTGCCACTTTTGCAGCTGATGTTCCGGCTGGCGTAGCTTTAGCGAAGAAACAGGAAATTATCTGGGGCGTTGGGACTGAGGTTCCGACACTGGATCCGACGATGACCACAGATGATTCCAGCAGCAAAATTATCAGTGATCTGTTTGATGGCTTAGTTTCAGAAGATACTCAAGGTAATTTAATTCCTGCACTGGCAACCCATTGGGAAACTTCGGCAGACGGGAAAACCGTGACCTTTTATTTGCGTGACGGGGTTCAATGGTCGAATGGTGAACCACTCACGGCTTATGATGTGGAATACAGTTTCAAACGTAATGCCGATCCAGCTTCAGCTGCGCCTTATTCATGGTATCTGGCCACAGCGAATATTCTGAATGCTGCTGAAGTTACCGACGGTAAAAAAGACAAAGATACTTTAGGTGTAAAAGCACTGGATGCAAAAACGGTTCAGTTTACGCTGACTCAGCCAACGCCATACTTTGTGATTATGCTGTCTCATCCATCGACTTTCCCTGTGTATCGTAAAGCGATTGAGAAGTATGGTGACAGCTGGACACGTCCGGAACATATGGTGAGCTCGGGCGCTTATACACTGACGAACTGGGTTGTGAATGAGCGGATTGATCTGGTCCGTAACCCGAAATACTGGAATGATGCAAAGACCGTCATCAATAAAGCATCATATCTGGCGATTGAAAATGATACTGCTGAGTACAACCGTTATCGTACTGGCGAAATTGATATTACTTCGACTTTCCCGCTGGAACAGTATAAGCAAATCAAGAAAGATCGTCCGGATGAATTAGTGACAATGCCGTCTCTGGCAACTTATTACTATCTGTTCAATTTGGATCAAAAGCCATTTGATGATGTCCGTGTTCGTAAGGCGCTGGCTTATGCGATCGATCGTGATGTCGTCACGAAGATTATTCTGGGTCAGGGCCAGATTCCGGCCTTTGGTGTGACTCCGCCAGCCGTCGCCGGTTTTGATGCGCCAAATCTGCCTTGGGCGAATTTGACGCAAAAAGAACGGAACCAAAAAGCTCGTGAACTGTTGAAAGAGGCGGGTTATACCAAAGACAATCCACTGAAGTTTGAGCTGGTGTACAACACCAACGAAGCGCATAAGAAACTGGCATTGGCGATGATGTCAATGTGGAAGCAAAGCCTGCCTGTAGAAGTGGATCTGGCGAATCAGGAATGGAAAACTTTCCTGCAGAAGCTCTCTCAGAAAGACTTCAGCCTGGCTCGTTATGCGTGGGTTGGCGATTACAATGAAGCCTCAACCTTCCTGTCTTACTTTGAAAGTAAGGGGATGAACTATTCAGACTGGGCGAATAAGGCTTATGATAAGGCGATGTCGAATGCCTTAGCTGCGAAGACTGATGCAGAACGTAAAAAGTACTACCAGGAAGCTGAGCGGATTTTTTCAGAGGATATGCCTGCGATTCCCGTGTACTTCTATACGAAAACTGTCATTAAGTCGCCGAAAGTGGGCGGATATTCAACCACGAACGCTTCTGCATACCGTTATACCCGTGATCTTTATATGATGAAGTAATCATGTAAGGAGAGACGTATAAAAAGAGCCTGGCATGCCAGGCTCTTTGTGTTTCATGATCAGCATCACTCAGGAATTAAGCTGATGCACTGCATACGGGACAGGAGGGCTGCTTCATGAGCTTCATTTCCTGCCAGTGCATGGTCATGGCATCCAGCAACAGAATTTTTCCAGTTAACGGCGTTCCCATGGCTGCGATCACTTTAATGGTTTCCATGGCCTGGACCGCCCCGATGATCCCCACCAGCGGTGACATCACACCCGCTTCAACACAAGTCAGGTTTTGTTCGCCAAATAAACTGCTCAGGCAGGCGTAGCAGGGCTGATCGTCCTGATACGTAAAAACGCTGACCTGACCTTCCATGCGAATTGCGGCCCCGGACACTAAAGGGGTTTTGGTCTGATGACATAAACGGTTCAGTTGATTGCGGGTCGGCAGGTTGTCGCTGCAGTCCAGCACCAGCGTGTGCGCTTCGATCAGAGACAGCAGAGATGCATCATCCAGGCGTTCGGCAATGGTGTGAATCTGGCTGTGCGGGTTAAGCTGTTCAAGTGCCAGTTTCGCCGATTCAACTTTGAGCATGCCGACATTTGCATCATGATGCAGTACCTGACGCTGCAGGTTAGACAGTTCGACTTTGTCATCATCAATCAGCGTGACTTGTCCGGCACCGGCCGCGACCAGATACTGGCTGGCTGCACATCCGAGGCCACCAGCACCCAAAATCAGAATTTTTGCCGCTTTCAGTGCTTCCTGACCCTCAAAATCAAACTGGCGCAGTATGATCTGGCGGTTATAGCGCAGCATTTCCTGATCAGATAATTCTTCCATTCCGGACTCCTGCTCGTCGTTTACTTAATACAGCGTGGCGTTAAATGGCTCGATCGTCACGATCTCACCCGGCTGCACTTTGCCGCGTTCCTGTTCAAGAATCACGAGGCAGTTGGCCTGATGCATTGAGCTGAATGCACCGGAGCCCTGATTCCCTGTCGTGGCGACCTCAATCTGGCCTTGCTCATTCACATGATAGATGCCGCGCTGGAAGTCGGTCCGTCCCGGGCGTTTCTTAAATACTGTGCCGGCAATAGCTGGCAGTCGCTGAGGCGGCTGATACTGGCTGTGACCAGACAGCTGAGCCAGCATCGGCTGAACGATCTGATAAAACGTCAGCATCGCTGACACTGGATTTCCCGGAAGCCCGCAGAACCAGGTGCTTTTGATTTTTCCGAACGCAAAAGGTTTGCCCGGTTTCATGGCGATCTTCCAGAAACCGATTTCGCCCTGTTGGGTCAGGATGTCTTTGGTATAGTCAGCTTCTCCGACACTGACGCCCCCGGAAGTGATCAGGACATCCGTATTGCTGGTGGCTTTTGTAAACGCGGCATTTAACTGAGCCGGATCATCCGGAATAATACCTAAATCCAAGACATCGCAACCCAGTTTTTCCAGCAGGGCACGAATACCGTAACGGTTGCTGTCGTAGATCTGACCGGCAGCCAGGGGCTCACCCAACGGGCGCAGTTCATCACCGGTCGAAAAGAAAGCGACTTTCGGGCGTTCGAAAACAGGGATGTTTGCAACGCCGAGTGAGGCGATTAACGGCAGCTCGCGTGCTGTGATGCGGGTGCCTTGCGCTACCACGACCTCACCGAGTTTGATGTCATCACCAACCGGGCGAACATTGTCACCAGCTTTCGGTTGAATCAGGAAGCGGATTTGATCGCCGTTGGCTTCTGTTTCTTCCTGCATGATGACAGTATCCGTTCCTGCCGGGAGCTCTGCGCCCGTCATGATACGAATGCATTGTCCGGGCTGACAGGTGCCATCGAACGGTGTACCTGCAAAAGACTGACCACTCAGAGTGAGGGTATCTGTACTGTCTAAATCAGCACGTTTCAGGGCATATCCGTCCATTGCAGAGTTTGCAAACGGCGGCACGTTCACTGGCGATTTAAGATCGGTTGCCAATACATGTCCGAGTGTTTCTGACAGTGGCAATGTATTGGTTTTGCTGATTGGTTTCACGACAGCCAGCATTTTTTCAATTGCAGTTTCTACTGGCATCAGACCAGGTGCGTCACAAGAACCCATTTGCTAATCCTTCAAGCGTTATTCTTAATTGCTGACTATTATGACAAAAAATTCTCGGTTGAACGAATTACCTCAGCAAATACGAGGTGTAATTGTTAGCAAATACAGGTATCCTTCGGGCTCAGTGTTTACTGGCAAGGCAGAACAGGCTTGAACATCAGCCTGGGCCAGTTGGAGGAGAGAATGACAGCATTAAGCGAATCAGCATTGAAAGTCCGTCAGGCGCTTGAGTCTCGTGGACTGGAAACCCCGATGACAAACAAAGTTGTCGACAGTGCCGAGAAAAAAGAGCGCATCGAATATCATGTCCGCGAAATTCTTGAGTTGATGTCTCTGGATTTAACCGATGACAGCCTCATGGATACGCCAAAGCGTATTGCCAAGATGTATGTGGACGAAATCTTCTCTGGGCTGGATTATGCCAATTTCCCGAAAATCACAGTCATCGATAACAAAATGAACTGTGATGAGCTGGTGCGGGTGAAAGATATTACGATGACCAGTACCTGCGAACACCACCTTGTCACGATCGACGGTAAGGCGACCGTTGCTTATATTCCGCGCGGAAAGATCATCGGTTTATCCAAGATCAACCGGATCGTTCGGTTCTTTGCGCAGCGCCCGCAAGTTCAGGAGCGACTGACGCAACAAATTCTTGTGGCTCTGCAAACGTTGCTGGAAAGTGATGATGTTGCGGTCAGAATTGATGCCACACACTACTGTGTGAAGGCGCGTGGTGTGATGGATCAGACCAGTGAAACCACGACAACTGCTTTGGGTGGTATTTTTAAACGCAACCCGGCAACCCGCGCTGAATTCCTGCATGGATTGCGTTAATCATTCTCAAAATTTTTCAAGATGATACATAGGAAAGCCAATGTAAGCGATGCTTATGTTGGCTTTTTTTATGGTACCCACTTCCACATCTGCAATACAAAATTACTAAATTTACACCAAAAACAACGTGAAAATCGTCAATGATTGTTTGAGCGGGTTCATGATGATGCCTGCTGCGTGAACTTCAGTGATTATCAAAATTTGAACACTTCCCGATTGTGCATTTGCATAAACTTTAACTAAGCAAAGACAAAAAAATTTGGTCTCCAGTGGAAATTTTATCGCGTTGTCATGGATGAAATACACAGCGTAGAGCAGATGTTGAGGTTGTCTGATTATGGGTGGATTAAAAAGTTACAGGGTGACACATAAGCCGGTTTTTCAGGGCGAATGGTTGACTGAAGTGCTGAAGCTTGGTTCAGCCGGAGTCTTGACGGTCAGTCTGATGATCTCGCCAATGGTGGTTGCAGAAGAGGGGGGAAGCCAGTTGCTTCCGGCCTCCGGAGCGATGGTGTCTGCGACTCTGACGGTGCCAAAGTTAGGACGACAGGGTCTGGATTCAGTGCCGCTGACCAGTACCCGGGTGATTTGTCCTTCACAATCCGATCAGCTTTGCTTTCCCGAACAGCTGCAAAAGTTCTATGCCAGCCAGGATTTTATGCCAGCCTGGCAGGATACAGCCGTTGTGGATGAATTTATGCAGCAACTGATGGTGCTGGCAGAAACGCAGCGAGTGCCGGGGTTACCTTTACGCATCAATGAGTTGAATCAACTCCGTGATAAGCGCGATCAGCGTGGTTTCGATTTGCTGGCGACTGACACTCTGTTTGTGTATCAGGCGATGATTCATCAAATACAACGTGACCCCAGTACTCTGTACCGGCCTGCGGACCTTACGCTGTCGATGAAAGAGCTTCAGGATGCTTCAAGCGTGAGCGGACCAGTCACACTCAGTTCAATCAAACGATTACGTCCGGTTGACTCAAACTTTTCAAGTCTGGTTTCTCAGATCAATCAGCTGGAACAGTTAGCGCCTCACGGCGTTTATCTGACCGGCCGGCCAGCGGTTCAGTATGGTGCACCCATCCCGCGTGGTGAAAAGCTGATCAAAATGCTGAATGTTTTCGGTGATCTGTCTGATCAGGATTATTCAAATCTGATCTCCGCTGAAGCCGGCAGTGTAGCAATCCGGGAGGCTGCAGTCGTGAACACTGGCGTGGTGCATGCAGCCATTCGTCACTTTCAGCAGCGCCATGGTTTAAACGATGATGGGGTTATCGGGCCGGAAACAGCCCGGAATATGGCGCGGTCATATCAGCAGGTTGCTCAGCTGCTGGCGCTGAATATGCAGAGAAACCGGGTTATTCGCCGCGATAATCACGGGGAGATCCTGCAGGTGAATATTCCGGAATTTATGTTGAGAATTCTGGATGACAATGACGTTTTGTTTGAATCGAAAGTCATCGTCGGGCGCAGTGAACGACCGACTTACCTGTTTTCTTCAGCCATTAATCATATGGTTGTGAATCCAACCTGGAATGTCCCTGAAACCATAAAAGAAGAGGATGTCATTCCGAAATTGAAACAGTCGCTGAATTACCTTGCGAACCATAACATGCGGATCGTTTCGCGCAGAAATGCCAGTGAATCGATTGATCCCAGCCAGATTGACTGGAGTACAGTGTCAGCCAAGAGCTTTCCATACGAGTTTCAGCAAGGCGCCGGGCCCAACAATGCTTTAGGGCAGGTGAAGTTTATGATGCCGAACAGTTACTCGATCTACTTGCATGACACACCTTCCAAGCGATTGTTTAATAAAAGCAAACGTAATTTCAGCTCCGGATGTGTGCGGGTTGAGCGGGCGCACGATCTGGCACATTTTCTGCTGGAGCGGCAACATTCGGGTCAGAGTGCCAGCTATGAAAAACTGCTGAAAAAGCGTACGACAGCAACCATTAACCTGAGAAAAACGCTGGCTGTTGACTTTATTTACCGCACGGCATGGCTGGATGAAAAAGGCCAATTGCAAATCCGGGATGATATTTACGGCTATGATGACGATACATCAGTACCCGCTGAGCATGATTACATTGCGATGAGCCGTTTCCGCTGAGCCGGAGATACTGATTTCTTTATGTGCCCTATCTCATACAGGGCACATGTCGTTTCAATGAATTTTCTGTGTCAGGGCGGCAGATACACTTGAGCCATACATGTCAGGTTGCGTAGAGTATAGATTGTTTTGGTCTATACCAATTGGTGATGTGATGCAATCGAATCAGCACAGTTCGTTTTGGTTTCAGGAAGCTATAGCGCGTGAATCAAACGCTACCGTTCAGGCATTGGAACAGGATATCCATGCAGACGTATGTATTGTCGGTGGCGGGTTTACCGGATTGTGGACAGCAATCCAACTCAAACAGAAACAGCCATCCCTCAATATTGCTGTGATAGAGAAAGATCTGTGCGGCAGCGGTGCTTCGGGAAGAAATGGCGGCTGTATGCTGACCTGGTCGACAAAATTTCTGAGCCTGAAAAAGTTGTATGGTGAAGCAGAGGCGAAGCGTCTGGTGAAAGCATCGGAGCAGGCCATTGATGAGATTGAGGCATTCTGTCAAGAATTTCAGATTGACGCTCAGCTGAGACGGCATGGCACATTATACACCGCCTCAAACGCTGCACAGTTGGGTGGACTGGACTCTGTACTGAATGAGCTGAAACGACACAGTATCAGTTCATGGCAACCCTGGACAAAGGAAAAAGTACAGGCTGAATCCGGTTCAGCGCTGCATCAGGAAGGGCATTTTTCTGAGGCCGCTGCCAGTGTTCAGCCCGGGCTTTTGGTCAGGGGACTTAAGCGTGTCGCTGAAGAGACAGGGGTTGCCATATATGAAAGGACGCCGATGACCGGCATAGAAAAAAAACAGCAGCCTGTCTGTATCACGACGCCCAAGGGAAGGATCCGGGCCGGAAAAGTGGTGTTAGCACTGAATGCCTGGATGCCGTCGTTATTTCCGGAATTTAAAAATAGTGTCGTTCTGGTTTCGTCAGACATGATGATCACCAAGCCGATCCCTGAAAAGCTGGCGAAAACAGGACTCAAAGACGGAAAAACCGTGATCGATGGACGGACATTTGTTCACTACTATCGCACGACACCGGAAGGCAGACTGATGCTGGGCAAAGGCGGCAATTACTTTTCGTTCGCAAACCGGATGTCAAAGGTGTTTGACGAACCCAGCCGTTATCAACAGATATTAAATGCTGCTTTTCATCGTTTTTTTCCTTCGCTCCCGCTTGAGCTGATTGATTCAACCTGGACTGGGGCGTCAGATCGTTCGGCAACCGGGATGCCATTCTTTGGCCGCTTAAAAGAGAATCCGGACATTGTTTATGGCTTGGGATATTCCGGAAATGGTGTCGCGCAAAGCTGGATGGGAGGGCAGATTCTTGCTTCACTTGTTCTTGGCGAAAACAACACCTGGACACGCTCAGGTCTTGTCTCGGGTCCGTTAGCAAGCTTCCCGCCCGAACCCCTGCGCTGGTTTGGCGCTTTGATCATCAGAAATGCGATTCGCAGAAAAGAAAAGGCGGAAGATCATCATCGCCGGCCACGCTGGCTGGACTGTCAGCTGGCTAAGCTCGCAAGTTCAGCAGGAAAAGCTGATAAAGGATAATGGTGTCATCTTTTTCAAAAGCAGGTATATCAACCTGCTTTTTTTATTCGTCACCTTGCAACTTGATGCTCAATCCGGTTGCTACTGAGTTGATTGTTTTCCATTCACCCGGCCCGTTCAAAGTGTAACAATCATTAATAATCAAAAAAATAAGCATTAAAACCCAAAAATAGTTAATAGTGTGGGTTTTAATTCTGTGATATTGATTATTTTGTGGAATTAAACACCAATTCATTAGTTAAAAGTAAAATTTCAAATTTGGGTGTAAAAAACACTTCCTTATAAATCAATAACTTATGTTGTTCGTATTTTGTTCTGTTTCTGTTAAAATTTGCAGTGATTTAGTTTGTAATTTATAAAATGGGCCGGATATATGGATACATAACTACCTCAACGAAGAGAATAATTATGAGCAACAAAGGAAATGGGACCCTGATGGGGCACCCTAAAGGTTTGTTCCTGCTGTTTGGTACTGAGCTTTGGGAGCGTTTTTCGTATTACGCGATGCGCGCCATTCTTGTACTTTATCTGACAGATAAAACAGTCAGTGGTGGCCTGGGATGGTCTACTGAGGATGCCCTCAGTCTCTATGGTATTTACACCGGTCTGGTGTATATCGCACCGTTGATCGGTGGTTGGGTAGCGGATAATTTCTTAGGTCAGCGCCGATCGATCATTATTGGTGGTGTGTTGATGGCGTTAGGCCAGTTTACGCTAGCTCTCCCGCATTCTATGGTTGGCCAAAGTGCCACAATGGCTTTTTATCTGGGGCTGGCGCTGCTGATCGTTGGTAATGGTTTTTTCAAACCAAACATCTCAACTATGGTTGGCGATCTGTATCAAGAGGGCGATCATCGCCGCGATGGTGCTTTTACGATTTTCTATATGGGGATTAACCTGGGTGCACTACTGGCTGGTATCATCGCCGGAGCGGCAACATCAGCTTACGGCTGGAAAGCCGGCTTCGTCGCTGCTGGTATCGGTATGGTTCTCAGCCTGATCATTCAGATGGTATTTGCAGAAAAACTGCTGGGCGATATTGGTAAGGTTCCTGCAGCAAAACGTGCTGCTGCGATGTCTTCATCAGGTAAAAAACAACCTCTGACGCGTAAAGAAATTGACCGTCTGAAAGTCATTATGATCATGGGTCTGTTCGTTGTCGTCTTCTGGGCCGGCTTTGAGCAAGCGGGTGGTCTGATGAACATTTACACGCAGGAATATGCAGACCGTATGATTGGCAGTTTTGAAGTGCCAACAGCCTGGTTCCAGTCTCTGAACCCATTCTTTATCATTACCATGGCGCCGCTTCTGGCTTCCCTGTGGGTGAAAATGGGTCCTAAAGAGCCGAGTTCGCCGATTAAATTTGCGATTGCTCTTTTCCTGCTGGCCATTGGTTTTGTATGTATGGTTGGTGCTGTATTGCAGCAGGGCGGTGACTTGTCTGCGAAGACGTCCATGCTGTGGATTGTTGCAGCCTACTTCTTCCACACGATGGGTGAGCTGTGCCTTTCTCCGATTGGCCTGTCAATGATTACAAAGCTGGCTCCGCTGCGTCTGGCCTCTCTGATGATGGGCGTCTGGTTTGGCTTTAACGCTGTGGCCAACTATGTTGCCGGTATGATTGGTGCGCATGTTGGTGAGTCCGGCCCTCTGGCAATCTTCGGCGGTATCGCAGTAACTGCTGCAGCTTCTGGTCTGATTCTGGTGGTGTGCTCAAATCAGCTGATTCGCTGGATGCATGGCGCAGAAGGGAAAGCCGCGAAAACGGTTGACGTTTCTCCGAATGCGAAACCTGCAGAAGCTTAATCATTCTTCATGATGTATTTGAAACGGGAGCCTGTTGCTCCCGTTTTTTTATGGTTTGAATCTTCTGAAATCCTCTCTGATTTGCGACTTACTTCTCATTTGTATTCGATTTCATTCACGTTGGTGATATGCGCAGATGGACATAGAATCGAATCGTCTGAAAAATAACCTTTATTCATCAATGTTCGCTCACTTTGGCGAAGTTCAGCGTTTGGGGAAAGGTCTATGAAGAAGTCGTTTTTATCGTTACTGGTATCGGCTGTCATATTGTCGGGATGTGGCGGTTCAGGTGGTTCCGATTCAGATGAAACGATAACCGTGAAAGTGGTTGACGGATACTTGTCGAATGCGGAAGTCTGCGTCGACAGAAACATGAACTTTATCTGCGATGCAGGTGAGGTTTTATCGAAAAGAACGGACGCGAATGGTGAAGTCAAAATTCAGACAAGTGATCAGAAGTATCCACTGATTGCCCGGATTATCGCGGGAGAAACTTCAGACAGCGATCATTCCGGTTATGTCTGGCAGAATGCTGAATTACTGGCTGGCGCCGGCGAAGTTTTGCTGACACCGTTTTCGACGCTGGCCCAGATGAATCAGCAGACTCTTGACGAATTCGCCGCCAGCCTGAATCTGGATCCGGCGCTGTTGAAAAATGACTATGTTGCGTTAAAAGCCTCGAACCCTGAAGCTAAAAAAATTCATTTGTACGCCCGGGCGATGACCAAAATGCTGGGTGAAACGCTGGCATGGAATCAGCCGGAAACTCAGAAAATACAAATCCAGGCCTTAAAATCTCATATCCAGACGCTGGAAAACAATAATGTGGATTTTGATACGGTCACTCTGGTCGTTAATAAAAAAGGAGAGGTGACGCAAACGGAGCGGGTGAAAGGTTTGAAACCTTTTCTTGAAAGGGGTGAGCCAGTTTTCCTTGAGTTTCCAAATATAGGTGTCAGGATTCCTCATCAATTAATGTTTGAAGCGGGAAAAATCACGAGCAGCAGCATTGGCTTTATCGCAGATGATACTTCTTATCGTGTGTCAGGCATGACGATGACTGTGGATTCAAAACCGGCAGTGACCGCAAAGTTCCTTTATCTTTCCAACGACTTTGCTGTGGGGAATTTGTTCTACGATGCTTCAAAAAAACTCCTGGCGGTTTGGCAAACAAAGGCAACTTTCCAGGAAGCCGGCACGCAATTGACAGCAGATGATTTCATTGGCAAGCGGTGGTATCACTTAAGAGATCTTGCTGAGTTTCAAAATGATGTTCCGCCGATACCAGCGCTGACCCAACTGACCTTCATCACAGGCACGACGGTCATGGTGAAACCATTTGGCGAAGCAGAATTTCAGGCGAGCTGGAGTTTTGAATCAAAGATGACGACGCCTGCGCCTGATAAGCCGGCACTGCCGTACCAGACTATTAATATTCAGTTTGGCGATGCGCCGCAAAATCCGAAACTGGGGAATGAAACTCAGATGGTGATGTCGAGCTATTTGGCGAGAGATGAAGTCATTTTGCTCGATCAGGAGCATGAGAAAGCCCCTTTGACCGTCATCCTGACCTCAAATGAAGCCCTGGCGGAAGCGATGTATAAAAACTGGAAGTAATCATTTCATTGAATTGACTATGACGAACGGGTGAGAACTGCGGTAGGGTATTGGAGATTTGATACTTTACCTACCGGGTTCTCACTTTTTTCAGACAGGACAGCATGATGATTGAACCTCAGCTTAATATTCGCCCGGCACAACCTTCTGATGGACAAGGATTGAGCCGGCTCTTGGTGCAGCTTGGCTACGCGGTTGAGCCGAAGCGGATTGAACGGATGATTTATGTTGCCGATTCAGATCTTGAAACGATTGTGATAGCAGAAATTGAAGGTCAGCCGGTGGGGCTGATTTCAGTGATTTATTTTGATTATTTTCCCACAGCAGAGCGCTATGCGCGTGTGACTGCACTGGTTGTGGATGATGATTCCAGAAATCAGGGTATTGGCTCAGAATTATTGGCATACGCCAGGCAGAGTGCCGCAGAGCAGGGATGTGCTTGCCTGGAAGTGACCAGTGCTGAATCTCGTGAAGTCGCTTGTCAGTTTTATGAAGATGCCGGTTTCCAGCGTACCGGC
This DNA window, taken from Photobacterium sp. CCB-ST2H9, encodes the following:
- a CDS encoding GNAT family N-acetyltransferase — translated: MMIEPQLNIRPAQPSDGQGLSRLLVQLGYAVEPKRIERMIYVADSDLETIVIAEIEGQPVGLISVIYFDYFPTAERYARVTALVVDDDSRNQGIGSELLAYARQSAAEQGCACLEVTSAESREVACQFYEDAGFQRTGFKFIMPVMKTD
- a CDS encoding FAD-dependent oxidoreductase, with translation MQSNQHSSFWFQEAIARESNATVQALEQDIHADVCIVGGGFTGLWTAIQLKQKQPSLNIAVIEKDLCGSGASGRNGGCMLTWSTKFLSLKKLYGEAEAKRLVKASEQAIDEIEAFCQEFQIDAQLRRHGTLYTASNAAQLGGLDSVLNELKRHSISSWQPWTKEKVQAESGSALHQEGHFSEAAASVQPGLLVRGLKRVAEETGVAIYERTPMTGIEKKQQPVCITTPKGRIRAGKVVLALNAWMPSLFPEFKNSVVLVSSDMMITKPIPEKLAKTGLKDGKTVIDGRTFVHYYRTTPEGRLMLGKGGNYFSFANRMSKVFDEPSRYQQILNAAFHRFFPSLPLELIDSTWTGASDRSATGMPFFGRLKENPDIVYGLGYSGNGVAQSWMGGQILASLVLGENNTWTRSGLVSGPLASFPPEPLRWFGALIIRNAIRRKEKAEDHHRRPRWLDCQLAKLASSAGKADKG
- a CDS encoding peptide MFS transporter, with the protein product MSNKGNGTLMGHPKGLFLLFGTELWERFSYYAMRAILVLYLTDKTVSGGLGWSTEDALSLYGIYTGLVYIAPLIGGWVADNFLGQRRSIIIGGVLMALGQFTLALPHSMVGQSATMAFYLGLALLIVGNGFFKPNISTMVGDLYQEGDHRRDGAFTIFYMGINLGALLAGIIAGAATSAYGWKAGFVAAGIGMVLSLIIQMVFAEKLLGDIGKVPAAKRAAAMSSSGKKQPLTRKEIDRLKVIMIMGLFVVVFWAGFEQAGGLMNIYTQEYADRMIGSFEVPTAWFQSLNPFFIITMAPLLASLWVKMGPKEPSSPIKFAIALFLLAIGFVCMVGAVLQQGGDLSAKTSMLWIVAAYFFHTMGELCLSPIGLSMITKLAPLRLASLMMGVWFGFNAVANYVAGMIGAHVGESGPLAIFGGIAVTAAASGLILVVCSNQLIRWMHGAEGKAAKTVDVSPNAKPAEA